GGATTCAACCGTGCGGCTGCCTCTCGTAATGACCGCAGCGTAAATGCGGAGCAAAGGCCAATTACGCGTGGTAGTGGTTGTGGTTGTGGTAGTAGTCGTTTCTGCCATTATTTTGCACCCCCTTCCATGAGACTAAGAACCTGCGCCTGCAGGTCTTCAATCTCCTGATCTTTCTTATTGACCTTTTCGGTCAGAGCAACAATAGTATCTTGAGCGTCAGAAAGATTCCTAGTAGTGTCTTTCTTCTCCTGCTTCGCCCGGCGGCGGAC
This region of Propionispora hippei DSM 15287 genomic DNA includes:
- a CDS encoding CD1375 family protein translates to MAETTTTTTTTTTTRNWPLLRIYAAVITRGSRTVESVPEKYRTDVQDFMGDKLADNYGQHYSDYYRYI